The Biomphalaria glabrata chromosome 1, xgBioGlab47.1, whole genome shotgun sequence sequence aactgtTAGACATAGATGCAGACGTAAGGAGGAACTTAAGGAGAAACAGCGCCATTTTGTATGCTCCGAGTTAACGTTCAGTGTTAAAAGTTAATGTACACACATCTCTTGCTAATAACAACCGGAACAGTGGCGGCCGCTGCATAAAGCTCAACAAAACCCCTCGATTTCCTTACCTTTCTTATAAACTGTATGAGCCGCCTCTGTATACATAAGCGTATCTTACACAGTTGGAGTTGTCAGTGCGCAGCGGGAGTCTGTACATGCACCGATTTTAAGACTTTATCCTGACTGAGTACAGAAAGTCAAAACTGTAGGCATGAATCTATAGGCTGGTCATAGAGGAGGATTTATATTTAAACTATAATTTCagcctttttaaaatttatcaaTGAGAAAATGATTATGTGGAGTTCTCTCTTTCAACAATAAAACTGGATACTTCCATTAATTATAGCGTTGAGTCATCAATGATTCAATTTTCCAGAAATCTTGATTGCTCTTGATACAATAAAGGGAGTGGtttgtggctgagtgataaagcgcttccaaaccgagggggtcgtgttcgaatctcggtgaagactgagattgtGAATTTCTGGATATTTAAGGCGCCATTGAGTCTACCCTACTCTAATGgctatctgacattagttggggaaagttaaggcagttggtcgttgtgctggccacatgacactctcgttaaccatcGGTCATAAAACatgtgacctttacatcatcctcctcatgccctatagatcgcacgGTCTGGAAGGGGGGtactctattttatttttactcctTAATTACATTCGGAACTGTTAAATAAAACACCACAAGCTTCCCAATGTCCGATCCTTCTCATAAGATGTAGAAGCGTGTTTGCTTATATAAGCGTTTGTTACACAGTTCAGGTAGACAGAGCAGAGGGAGTCCGTACTTTCACCGAACTAAAGAAGTCATCCTAACGAGAAAAGGAGAACAACAGTTTCTAACGTAACAGTAGACATTCAGAAATATGTAAGCTGGCCATAGAGATAGTAAGTTGGACATAGAGATAGTAAGCTGGCCATAGAGATAGCAAGCTGGCCATAGAGATAGTAAGCTGGCCATAGAGATTGTATGCTGGCCATAGAGATAGTAAGCTGGCCATAGAGATAGTAAGCTGGCCATAGAGATAGTAAGCTGACCATAGAGTTAGTAAGCTGGCCATAGAGATAGTAAGCTGGCCATAGAGATAGTAAGCTGGCCATAGAGATAGTAGTAAGATGTGTTTAAAATAACGTAGCatctaggttttttttaaaataataaaaagaggtattttcttgtagatctaaagaatttttttttatcggttAATAAATTGCATTGACACCGTACAACCACTATCTAAAAAACATTGTGGGAGTGTAACTAGATCCAAGAGAGAGAACCGAGTAATTGAGTAATTCTAGCCTCGCACCAGGGGCAAACATTACGTTTATAGATGTCAGGAAATGTGATATTGCATAGAAACATGAGATTTAATCAATGTCAACACTTAAATGAAGTCACTGTGGTAGCGGCGTTAATTACTCCGTCGTCCTGGGtggggaaggaggggggggggagcactAAACGCCCCCTTTCCCTTACAACTTTTGACAGCAAATTATTCCTGCGCCTTATGTGGAGTTAGTCCCCCCTGCGgagttcggcgcattgggcgttAATCTGTCTTTAAATTCTTTGAATTtgcatttttctttacataattAAAAGCAATTTGTTgaaagaaagtagtgaattgtTATATTCTGTTATGGACGTTTTCACGAGTGTGAGCCGGTCAGGCAGGAAATTATAACACTATATTTAATGAAGTCTATTGGCTGTTGTCATTAGATGGTTCAAGTCTTTTTATGTCGAATGTCATTGTAACGTTCACGTCTGCCGTCTTTCGTCTGGCCACAAGGAAGACATCATGCATTGGGTGTGAGTGATAGCAGACGattctgttttaaatgtcattttCGTATTGCATATGAGATGGGATTTTGTAGTTCTGAAACTCATGCAAAAAATATCGAAGTCTGCTTTTTTACCTGAATAGCTGACAAAACAACGGACTCATAGGGGCCCGTTTGAATTTGAGTGAAAACACAACCTCACTTTGTAATCttgctttttaaagaaaaaaaaaagacctactAAACCtcaatatataatttatatatttttcataataaataaatcttaatgATAAAGATGTCAAAGTTTTACTCTGCTATGAAATCTTTATTGTTATTCCATCCAATGAAGCAGAAGCgggcgccattttactttgtatttTAGGATCATAACAGTGCCTAAAGAAAAGGCAATCCCTCGTCTTTCAGGTACATCATTCATTGGTATGCTTTGTGTCCTGAGTGGTCAATTTTCTTTCATCTTGGGTCCGTCCATAACGTCCGTTCTTCAGTGGACTCTTCAGTGGACTCGGCGCTAGACAAAAAAACTCTGTGTTGCTTCCTATTTATTTGGCAATTTGTATATTGTTATAGTGAATAATGTTTGGTGTTAAAATCTAATCATGTTATGTTGTATCGAGTTATGGATTATCATGTTTTGCTTTGTTGTATAATGTTATATTGCATTATATCTTGTTCTGTTTTATCATGTTATATGATATAATTTTTGTTCTGTTGTATCTTGTATCATTTTTTGTAATGTTGTATCATTCTAAATTGtatcatgtttttgttttttgtgaaTCATGTTATATTGTACAATGTCTTGTTCTGTTGTATCATTTTATATTctatcatgttttgttttgtcggATCAAGTCCTATTgtatcatgttttgttttgccATATCAAGTTATATTgtatcatgttttgttttgtcgtATCAAGCTATATTGtatcatgttttattttatcgGATCAAGTTATAGTGTATCATGTTTTGGTTTTGTCGGGTCAAGTTATATTgtatcatgttttgttatgttgtTTCATGTTTTATGGTATCGTATTTTTGTGTTAAGTTCCAGACATTAAGTTTAATCTACTGAATCTAGGTTTTTACTGTTACACTTCTCCAGTAAGATTTTACTTGATAAAGTCTTGATAGACAACATAGACCTATGTTAATAAACCCAACTGAatgaatatttgtaaaacaatgtttaaagTCATATTTATTCTTTATTCAGTGCCAACGTTCATCACAGGGAAATTTTGTCtttgaaatgttaaaattaatacaaaaaataataacacaGAATGCGTTtagtaaataaacatataatatatatatatacaaaacacAGGTTTTAGTATTTGGCGGCGATATTAATTACAGTATTAACTATGGATTCAAGCCAATAGCCTATTACAGGTTTTAATTAAAAGCGCTTGTTTGTCATAAGTCCTTAATATTAATCGATTAAAGACAAAGAAGACTTCTGGCTCGGTAACAAGAAAGAGAtggttttaattgttttatgttgcgacatattttaaacataaaatgagTGGGTAACATTTTGAATACAAACACTGAAAATATtcacacatatatacaaatcATATAAATGAAAGCTCGATgtattttcaaaccgatatccACTGTATCCTTTCCTAAGTTAAAAGTTGACATACTTACACTATTCGCCCATAGGacatctaataaaaaataataataataatacctgGGTTTGACACAATCTGTCTGATCAAGAAAGATACGCCTCCTTACTACAAAAACTAGCCACACGGGGGTCCACGAGTCAACCGATTACCTATTATACTGGGATAGACCTATTTTAACTGACAAGACGGTGGATTTCAATCTtaacttatatattacagatttactatttatcaacaaaaaatgaaaaatctGCAAATATCaatgacatcgccgtaccactatctcacaATATATAGAATATTTGAAATtgcaaaacaaagaaaatatgaaaatctAAGCTTGCAAGTGACCATGGAAGCTGTCTATAGTAACAATATACCCTGTTGTtgtatcaaccgaggggataatgaaAAGTAACCTCGCAGACACAGTCCAAGCCCTAAGCATTCCTAAAAGGATCATTATTACCCGTGAAAGGGCAGCACTGCTGCAGTCccgccacatcaccagaaaatatctcagtggacactacaatgaattttgtttccctttaacgcaGTTCAACCCTGGCAGTGTCAgagattgaaaaaaattaattcacttTATAACAATGGCGTTGCCTTCAATTCCGAAGGATGAGTGCACTTTTTCACATGACCAAACAAACCCACttgcgacctacatatcttgccacatctaACGCAGGCCAAGCCGTTGTCCTCGAGTGATCTATGTAAGCTATTCTATGCCTGTTGCTTGATTCCATCTATTTAATTCTATTGGCACACATTGTTAGAAATTcgacaaaacatttatttaaacaaacttttttttttgtgctattGAGATGAAACTTTCTGCCTCGTGACAACACATTATACTACAATTTTAGAAAGACCACTTCAATAATTATTGAATCaattattgaaaaatatttttttttatattatatatagagaactaaataaagaaataaagaactaaataaagaaataaagaactgaatataagctttgtttttgttttaaaaagtatttataaaatgttacttttctTGAGTGACACATGTGGGATCGAAACACTAAATATTGTCGGTGAGGGAAAGACTAataaagaacaaacaaaacataaaaaaatactaaaaaaaaaatagggggtGGGCTTATATTACAACTGTACACATTACATACACATATCTAAATATTGTAAGATTTGTTTCCTTTTCCCCATatcaaacacattttattaattactactaattgattaaaaaattacTGAATTCTTgattggttcatgttttgttagggacaatgaataattgtgaaaaatttcatCTTGGTCCatgaatgggaagtgggagaaataacgtgtaagaTGTGTGAGCCAGccagccagacagacagacagacagacgggagtgagttgatataaaaacTGTGCTAAGACCATAGCAAGAGTTGAGCTGTATTACTTATTACGTCTTGGTATGACAGTACAATTATTGCCAAGTGTTGTATCTTCCGGTGATAAACCATTTGACATGGACATACCATACTGCTGCTAAGTAAGTAAAACGTTGAATTCCGAGCGATATCTCCATTATGCATTCTTTTGATTACCAAAAAATCTCACTCAAAAACAATTACAAGgtctttcaaatttttttttctaatacgaCATATTAGTATATCTGCAACTGGACATTACTGTAATACTTAGTTTGaatcaaagtttatttttttttacacttgacACACACTTAAGCATCACAGACTTTGAGAGTTCTTCGCTACATGTCTCTCTACTTCTATATGTTTGTGAAACTCGGACCctgaacgctgaggctgaaagaggAATCCAAgcctttgagaaaaaaaaaactacagaaaaatgctggaTACCCAGAtatcaggaaaagaagacaattaAGTTTATACTCTTACAAGTAAAATAATTTGGCTGGCAAAATGGAGAAGGTCTCTAGTACTGTGATGAGACGGATTTAGAGCTGGttgggtcgtccaaagaaaagctggctggacaaggcaaaagaatggaccagcctctctctggATATCGTGCTAAGAGCAGCTTCACATCTTCCTTTCGACAAAAGTCAAGGAAAGATGATAATGAATGTCATTCAAGGTCAGTTCACGTTCATATGATATAACCCCCTTTTAAAATCTTCACAAATTTAAAACTCTGGGTATTTCTGTAATTATGAATCTTGTGTGATAAAAGAGAAACACTTCAGTCGCAGATACATCTtttagaaacataaaaaaaaggaacaggGTACGATTCTTCGATTGTTCGATTCTTTcactaaaatgaaataaaaacacaacaCACAAACTTAGACACAGAAACAGCACACTAAACCAACACACAGAGACAACACATCAAACCAAGACACAGAGACAACACACAAACCAAGACACAGAAACAACACACAAACCAAGACACAGAAACAGCACACTAAACCAACACACAGAGACAACACATCAATCCAACATACAGAGACAACACATCAAACCAAGACACAGAGAATAAGCAAACCAAGACACAGAGACAACACACAAACCAAGACACAGAGACAACACACAAACCAAGACACAGAGACAACACATCAAACCAAGACACAGAGACAACACACAAACCAAGACACAGAAACAGCACACTAAACCAACACACAGAGACAACACACAAACCAAGACACAGAAACAGCACACTATACCAAGACACAGAAACAGCACACTAAACCAACACACAGAGACAACACATCAAACCAAGACACAGAGATAACACACAAACCAAGACACAGAAACAGCACACTAAACCAACACACAGAGACAACACATCAAACCAACATACAGAGACAACACATCAAACCGAGACACAGAGACAATAAGCAAACCAAGACACAGAGACAACACACAAACCAAGACACAGAAACAGCACACTAAACCAACATACAGAGACAACACATCAAACCAAGACACAGAGACAATAAGCAAACCAAGACACAGAGACAACACACAAACCAAGACACAGAGACAACACACAAACTAAGACACAGAAACAGCACACTAAACCAAGACACAGAGACAACACACCAAACCAACACCCACAGACAACACACCATTATGAATGTAAAAGTTCTGAATTATTtctaaacactttaaaaaatgttttcaatgaaCTGTGTCATGGATTAGCTTTTGTAAGGTCATCTaggtcatcattttttttttttaaattgactaaGTAAAAGTTTCATGtatcaaataaatgtaaataaccAACTCTGCCAGTAATGTAGCACATAGATATCAGTACGATGTATACCAGTAATGACTGACTACCTGGTCGTGttgtatgtgctctggactttCGTTCGATGGTCTTcgtggtcccaggttcgaacctGAACGTCACCATCCCCCCCGTGGTCCTGCGGGAGACTTGAGCTAGGATGAATCATCTTAAGcatctaaaggaacatccgtaaCATGTAAAACACATTTATCGGTTTGACATCAGTCCAATGAAAACCAGTAATGTAGTGGTTTGACATTAGTACAATGTATACCAGAAATGTAGTGGCTTGAAATATATACAATTAATATCAGTAATGTAGTGGCTTGAAGAGATATAATGTACATATACCcatcacaaacaaagagcaTCAACAAAACTGTGAAGCTATCCAGTCAGAATTAGGAAACAATATATCCAATTGTTGGTTCCATGTTCACAAGCTTGTAATTGAGCCCaagtaaacagaaaaaaaaaacaaagttgtaTGTGATATGATACAAATAGAATCATAAGagtctatatacatatatccaATTACTTGTAGAGATAGAGATGAACAATAGGCTCTTCTGTGCGTGATGAAAAGAAATAGATTTCCGTGTGTTGGGCGTTAGTTTGTAATGTAAGcatataaaaatagaaacatttaaTTCATAACTTTTTACagatttttgtaaacatttacaGAGGGGAAATCACAGGTTTGATTCAGTTTTTGGTTAAAATATGAGTGAATAAAACACAGAAAGGCTAGATTGGAATACCATACaatatttagttatttttagAATGGATGCTTTAAAGGGAGAGAATCCGTTGTAgtaaatgaagaaagaaaattgagatgagtgaaatttaaaaaaaactgagatCTTTGAAATGTTGAGGTATTACGTAATAatatcattgttttaaaatgttgatacCGGTATTGTTTGATACGTAGAGTTTGTTGTGTAGATATTTGTACATTTATGTCTGATACATAAATAGGTCATCGAAGGAAATTGAATAAAGAGCCCTAGGTGTAAGCTCTTGTCAGGAGTATCCTGATTGGTCAGCGATTGTCTCTGCCGTGAGGCTGGCGGTCAGCCTGGTAATGACCTCAGAATCGTCCTTGAAGCCGGTACTGACGCTGCGTCCCACGTGCCGCGAGCCCATGCCGTTGGCCCCGTTGCTCCTAGCGACCAGCAGCTGGCCCGTGGTGTTGCTGCCGGCCGAGCTGTGGCCGCTGACCCGGCGGTGGTTCCCGTCACGGTGGGACGCTGCTAGTCATTCGGACATCTGGGTGGTGTTGAGGGCGTCCTCTTCGTAGTCCCTGACACCCTTGCAGACCTTGCAGGAAAGCAGGCGCCGGAACGCGTAGTAAAAGTTCCGATTGAAGTAATAGTACAATAAAGGGTTCATGAGTGAGTTTATATACCCCAGCCAGAGCGCAATCTGCGCTGGGACGTAGGGCGTGGAATACGATATGATGGGGTCGATGACGTTCATGATGAAGAAGGGAAACCAGCAGACCGAGAAACAGCCCATAATGATCCCCAGAGTCTTAGCCGCTTTGGACTCCTGCTTGAACTTGCTCTTCCGCTTGCAGTGGCTGTAATGATTGTGATTCCCCGCGGcttccagggttcgaatctggTGAGCTTGCTTGATGGCGGCCATGTAAATCTTGGCGTTGCACACGCCCATAAAAATGACGGGAATGTAGAAGGCGATGAGGGAGCAGATGATGGCGAAGGGTATGTTTACGACAAAAACGCACGCTTCGGCCTCAACCGGAAAAGCGCAGGAGATGATATCCTCTATTCCAATGTGGTTCCATCCGTTGAAGATGGGGATGAACGAGATAAATATCGGGGTGACCCAACAAAAGGTCAGCATGAACCCAATCCAGCGTACGGTGAGTCGCTCGTGAAGGAACGGGCGACAGATGGCCAGGTAGCGATCGATTGCCAGGCAGGACAGGTGGAAGATGGAGACAGTGCACATCATGACGTCAAGGCTGGAAGAGAGCTTGCACAGAACGGAACCTAGCATCCACACCTTGTTGTTGAGCTGCTGGTAGATGGAGAACGGCATGACGAACAGGGCCACGCACATGTCCGCCACGGCCAAGCTGACCACGAAAGCGTTGGTGATCGTCCTAAGCTTCCGGTGCGTGATGACGGCCAGGATGACCACGCAGTTGCCAAAGATGGTCAAGATGGGCACCACGATAAGCACCGCGCTGATGGCGTACTTGGAAGGGGCCGAGTACAGTGGAGGGGGTCCCGGCAGGCTGGCCAATATCTCGTCGCAGGCCGTGACGTTATCTTGAAAGGTGGATACGTTCGAGTCATCATCGTACAAGAGGTAACTGCTAATTGACGAGGACGCTGCGCTCGTCTGTGTCGCTGTAGTGGCCATCATTAAACAGTTAGTGTCTGTATGTGCTAGATACGCCTTGGAACAAACAATCAGGTCATCTTCTGAATCAGTACATGACCTATGTCACAACATTCCATCTCTCATCCTCCTCTATTTTTAGGTCAGCGGAAATGATGTCTGTGGGTAAAAATATCTCGCTGTCAACATAGTGTCTGCTTTCAAAACATGAGCGAGCCGAGATGAAATTTCACGCAACGTATCTTGACTTCTGCACTGAAATCCCCAGAAGAATTGATGAAAGAATAAACCTGTATTGGAGacaagaaaaaagaatataaataaacaCAGAAAATACTATTGTGAAATACATAGATCGacataaaacaaagcaaaaaaaatctttattagtTCATGCAATGTGATATATGTAAATCACAAATGTACACATCCGTCATACGGTTTTCCTTTAAAGCGAACACGTACAATTctattaaaataagaaagtaaaaaaactatcaCGATAAGTTCGATTAGCCGCTAAATCGATAAATCACATACATCCAATCGACATCTTGAACCGACCGCATGAATCAATCAAGAAAATCACAGAAGTGCACGCGACGAATGGGGCATATTGTCAGGATGTGTGTCACGCAGTCAGCTACTGGGCCCACGCGACGTGGCCGTGACACTTGAAGCAACAGATTCAGGGTGTGAAATACGTAGAGCTGTCAGATCGTCACGTTTCATTGAGTTGACTCTGCGTCACTGCCACGGGCTAGTGGACAGACCTCTAGTGCAACTATTCTCAATTTTTTTGGGACACTGAGCCCCATTCGGAAGTTATCTTTTTATGTAAAAGCTCAACCCTATCAgcccttcattttttttcaaaaaataatatgtaaaCTGATATAAACCAACTTTTGATTTCCATTTTAGCACTTATATACACCTTGAAATACAATTACTATAGAGTACTAATAGATTGCTACATACATAACGGAAGTGACACACTTCCGTATTACAAAATACTTAACATAAGCATCCTGGGAAATTAGAGTTCATCAACTATGATGCAACTGTGTTCTTGACGAGCTTGACTTCTGGTGGGCATCAAGCGCCTGTATCTAGATATACCAGTATATACATGGACTTTgattcaacataaaaaaaaatcctgcttCTCACAAATAGATAGTAGTAGACTGTAGTAAAATATCATTGGCTTGTTTTGAAACAATAAGATACTCTTCAGACAAAAAATCGACCAGAAATCATTTAAAGGTTGGTGTTTGTATTTTTGCTTCAAATCAAAGACAGAATTTaggtcagttcaaagtttatagtttaCACTAATCACAGAACACCAATTTAAgccacagtttgggaaacactgatgtaactaatgcaaaaaaaagaagataaaaaaaaaataaaaatggaaataTCAAACTTTAAAATTGATGTCTAAATAATATTCGTCAATGAACATTTAAGACAACTTTATGCAGATAAGGCTTCACCAAATTATTATCATATATCTTTTAGGAGGAATTTATTCATAAGGATAAAAAATAGTTGCTAACAATACAGTATACAGAGAAAGAACTAAGATGTCATcctttccttaaaaaaaaaaaaaaaaagatgtcatcctttatatttatatttatacacgAAATAATATCGTGGATAGTTCAGTAGTTTAGTATTAACTAAAACTTATATTACAGAAAGATCAATAAAATCTTTTATAATCAGTTTTATACTCCGAAAGAATGCAGtaaacttttctctctctctctctctttctttttctctctctctctctttctctctctctctttcaaagcGTCGAAGCAGTAGTAGACGATGATATCGGATAAAGagatttattaaaatgtttaagaATAGAACAATCGCAATCTTTGTAaagataaagaaacatttttttttctaggcctGTCTATAGACATACGGACTTAGTCTAAGGTGGCAcattggctgagtggttaatcgCCTGGCTGAGTTCGATtttcgatgaagactgggattttgaatttcgggattttcggggcgcccttgagtccacctaaatgggtacctgactttagctgGGGGAAGAAACGGCGTTGTCCTGGCCATATGACATCCTGcacgttaaccgttggtcatagaaacagatgaccttaacatcatctgccccttagatcgtaagatctgaaagggaaaatttTCTTACTTGGACTAAAACATAGACAAACTGAATGACATATACAAACTGAATGACATAGACAAACTGAATGACATAGACAAACTGAATGACATAGACAAACTGAATGACATAGACATATTAAAAAACTATTGAACCAAATTCACAATCAAATTAAAAGAAGTTAACTATACAACATTCTCTTTAGGCAGACATTTCATTCAAGTCAATAGTAggtctgggaaaaaaaaaactatcaaggTATAAAACACTCATTATTACAAatgccttaactctttctctccgtaattatttaccacattctggtggaatcaatgctggtatcgtcagttaggagagcaAGAGTTAAGAATCGAATGGCATATGTCTTTAATGATCTCATGAGTATCCAACCACGTGACAACCACGTAGGATTGACTGGTCCCCAGTAAGTTAATTAATGTGTAGGTATAATTGTTTATctctgcagtttttttttaatgactgaaaagtaaaaaaaaaaaaggggtggagTCCAACGTGTAGTTACAGAAACAGGTGTTCACTCATGCGTAAATAAAGTGTTTATGAAGTCAAACCAACCAACTGGTTCAAACTATGTCACTGAAATGGGTCTAAAGGTCAACGTGACCTCAGATAGTTGTCGACTTCAAGATGTGTATcacttcttcttgaaactgtcaggtagagttgagacttcggctcttggaactccaggccagcaaaagtgaacaagagctccctttcaaGATGTGTATCACTTCAAGATGTGTATCACTTCAAGATGTGTATCACTTTAAAATGTGTATCACTTCAAGATGTGTATCACTTCAAGATGTGTATCACTTCAAGATGTGTATCACTTCAAGATGTTTTTTTACAACGCTTTTATTAACTCGCTAGGTTTCCCGAAAAGTCATTATTTATGGACAACTCGCGATTGGCTCAAGAAAAACCAGAGGTCCCCATCTACATGTGGACGTAATCAAACTGGACGCCAAAGCAGTGGACAGTGATGTCGATAACTGGTAAGAcgtagccctagaccgcactatgtggacAGAGGTGGTGACCAAGAGatctatggacagcgaaaaacacctcagctctggaagaaaagcgtgtcaAACGAAAATTGTCTGGCTCCTCTGCCACCAAAGCGATTGCCATCTTAATCTGTAATCTAtgtggacgggaatgtctctcgAGAATAGGCCTCCATATCCACATCAAAAAGTGGTCTTGGAGAAGATCCATAGTCGTTACGACGGAAAGAGGCcaacaacagcaaaaacaacaacaacaacaaaacaacaacctctGTTTAGTTCTTGAATGTTGTTTAGATTTTGCAGCCAATTTTTCGACCACTTCTGCTCATCCAATCATCATCAAACTTATATATACAAGATCATGATCGATGCTAGTTCCTGGTGCCCATTTGTGACGCTGTAAACGCTATCTAAAAGTATCCCAGGACACTTttattgttatcttatcttatatatcacAGACGTTAATTCTATTTGTCTATAACAACCTGTAAACTAGCGTCAGTAAGATGTTATTTAACATTTGAGACTTGTGTTGATTATCCTCCAAGTTggaaaacaaaaactcaataaAAACCTacatcttttcttcctttctaACCTAGTGACCT is a genomic window containing:
- the LOC106061613 gene encoding 5-hydroxytryptamine receptor 4-like, which codes for MMATTATQTSAASSSISSYLLYDDDSNVSTFQDNVTACDEILASLPGPPPLYSAPSKYAISAVLIVVPILTIFGNCVVILAVITHRKLRTITNAFVVSLAVADMCVALFVMPFSIYQQLNNKVWMLGSVLCKLSSSLDVMMCTVSIFHLSCLAIDRYLAICRPFLHERLTVRWIGFMLTFCWVTPIFISFIPIFNGWNHIGIEDIISCAFPVEAEACVFVVNIPFAIICSLIAFYIPVIFMGVCNAKIYMAAIKQAHQIRTLEAAGNHNHYSHCKRKSKFKQESKAAKTLGIIMGCFSVCWFPFFIMNVIDPIISYSTPYVPAQIALWLGYINSLMNPLLYYYFNRNFYYAFRRLLSCKVCKGVRDYEEDALNTTQMSE